The Tolypothrix sp. PCC 7712 region TGCACGAGCTTTTTCAAGCATTCTCTCCCAAGAATTTAACTTTTTAACTAATTGGGCAGAAAATCCTTGGGAATTAACGCGATAAAAAGTTAAAGCTTCTGGAATTCCTTCTATGAGCCATTTAGTTGTCATCATAATACGTAACCAACACTCCACATCCTCGGAAGGATGCAGTTGGCGATCATCATCAAAATATAAATGACTTTTATAGGCAATGTCTTCTAGAGTTTCTCTTCTAATTACTGGTACAGAGCCGAATGGCACTAAGAAAAGAGAAAATCGTTGAGGCAGCAGGGGTGCAGAGGAGCGGAGGAGCAGGGGAGAAAGAAGAAGTTTTATGCATCGAACGCAAGAAATAGAAATTCCCCTCTGCACCCCTGCACCCCTGCCCCTCTGCAATCCTTACGCTGCATACCCTTCAGCTTAACTTAGTGCCATTCGGTACAGAGCCATTACCGATGGGAGTACGACAAAGGAGATCTAAAGGAGTAATATGCTTGAGTTTGGTTAGTTGATAGATCCCCAGAGATTTCCCTGCTTCATCAATAAATTCAGAGCGACAAAAACTAACGCCAACTGCTGGAGAGTTATCAAGATGTTCTACGTGCTTTGCTATCTTTGTTGGGGCCCATAAATCATCTGCATCTAAAAAAGCTAAATATTCTCCTTGAGCGTGACATATACCAGTATTCCGAGCAACGGCTACTCCAGCATTTTCTTGAGAGACAATTGTAATTCGTTTATCTGTAAATTTTTGGCAAATTTCTCTGCTTTGATCTGTAGAGCCATCATCAATAATCAGGATTTCAAGATTTTGATAGGTTTGGTTAAGCACAGATTTTACTGTGTCAGCAATATATTTTTCAGCTTGGTAAACTGGAATAATGACAGAAACTTTCTTCATAGCCTTTTAGTAGTGATTATTGATTACTAAAACCCATATTCGATATGAAGCTTTCCTTTATGATCTCTATGGATACTTAAGAACGTTGATCTTGTAAAATGCGTCGCCGTTGGGTAATGCCTGTACTTTTTAAAGCAACAGATTCTATTTGTTTATAAATAGATTGGGGTAGAATAAAAAGCAAATATGCTGCAACTAAGGTAAAAGTTGTCCGTCGTGGCTCTTGTATGAGAATTCGCCAGTTAGTAGCTAAAGCTTTATTTATTAGCTTCACAGACATTGAACCTGCTTGTAGACGTAACGCTGTGCGAGCTAAATATCTGAGATAATAAGCTCTACCAAGTTCTTCGCAATTATTTAATACCGAGGGTGCATAAGAGCGGATTTTATCAATTACTTTTTCCCAAGCATCTAACTGCTGGAAAAGATTTGCCGAAAGCCCATCTGAATTTATGCGATACAATGTTAATGATTCCGGAATACCTTCAATTTTCCAATTAGTCTGGATTAAAATCCGAATCCAGCATTCAACATCCTCTGATTGACGAAACTGTTCGTCAAAATAAAAATCTTCTACAGTACCGTAAAGATTGCCTTGAAATTTAATATCTGCAAAAACTTTCTTACGAAATAATGCAGATGAGCCATTGCCAAGTGGATTGCAGCAAAGTACATCAGGTATGGTAATTTTTTTCAGTTTAGGCATTTGATACGTACCTGATGGCTTACCCGATTCATTAATAAAGGCGGAACGGCTAAAACTCACACCGACATCTGGTGAAGTTCTAAGGTGAGCAATATGTTTTTCTAACTTCTCTGGTAACCAAATATCATCTCCATCTAAAAACGCTAAATATTCTCCTTGGGCATGGCGTATTCCAGTATTTCTAGCTCCAGCTAATCCGCGATTTTGCTGATGAATTATTTTAATTCTGTAGTCTGCAAATTGCTGACAAATCTCTATACTCTTATCGGGAGAATCATCATCGATAATCAGAAGCTCAAAATTTGTATAAGTTTGGCTTAGTACAGATTCTACAGTAGCAGCTATAAATTTTTCAACTCTATATACCGGAATAATTACAGAAATTTTGCACATTTTTAAAGCTGTTTGTTGATATTTACTATTACGTGAATATGATAATTATTTGTGAATTTACTCGCTTAATACAAGAAAAATTTATGTCATTCTCTTCTGTATTGTTTTGGGGAATTCTTTTAAAACAAATCATTTTCATGTTTGTTATTGTTTAATGTTAGAAAAAATCATAAAACGGATAAAATTTCGTTTTAATAAATCTTGATATTATATGCAAAAATAATCACAAATCAAAGAAGCAAATAATCACAATATTATGTGCATTTTTGAGTAGCTATAATTCAAGTATTTCCTCAATCAAAGTTTCCAACTTAATTATGTAGTTTTGCCAAGCATTTTTGACTGATTCCCGACCACCATTCCCCCAAATTTCTAAATCTTGATTTGATAGAGATGTGATCGCCTGAGCTAGTTTTACAGGATCTTGTGGAGGTACTAAAATACCACAGTTGTATACTTGTTCACTTAAACCATCAACATCAGACGCAATAATTGGTTTACCAGCTGCTTTAGCTTCTAAACAAACAAGACCCCAGGGCTCCCATATAGAGGGAATCACTACAGCATCACACTTTTCTAAGAAACTAGGTACATCATTAACACGTCCTAGTAATCTGACATTATCTAGTCCTTGGGCTAATTGTTTTAGTTCGCTTTCTAATGCTCCTTCTCCTTCTAACAGCAGAGTAACTTGTGCTGGTGATACTAATTTCATCGCTTTGAGCAAAACATCAAATCCTTTTTGGAGACAAAACCGCCCATATGCCCCCAAGATAATAGGCTTGTGAATAGGTTTTGAAGGAATCGCAAAAAACTTTTCTAGTAATCGGCATGATTCGATTACAGATACTTTATGTGAAGGAAGTAAACGATTTTGTAACATCCATTCAAATTGATTTTGGGATATTGATATTACATGATCTGCAAGACTATACGATAATTTGAGCATCAAGTGAAAACGAGACAAGTTAGGTACATTATATTGTTCAAAACATCTTGAATAATGATGCTCAATGATAATGATTTTTGTATAAGTATTTTTGAGTTTTATCGATAGCAGCTTTAGAATATTCCTCCAAGTATTCACAACATTAAATAAAATAATTTTAGGCTGAAAATCTTTAATAAAATCAATTTCTTTAATAGATAAAACTTTGAATTCAAATTTATCTTTCAGTTCCGAATGTATTAATGCATCAACAGTAGATTTTACTCCACCTAAATTATAATTTTCAACTAATATCAATATTTTATCTTTCATTAGTTTAATAATTTGTTGTTTGTCTAAAATTATGCAATAAAAAATACTAAGCTAATCTCATAAATAGTAAAATTTTTCAAATTTGTATTTGATGTTAATAAATATTTATTACTGTTTATTGCTCATATAAAAATTAGGAGGTCTCGTAAATATATATTTTATAGCCCAAATACTAAATGCACCTTGAATTACTAATTGACAAATTAACACTGTTGCGGCTATCCAAAAAATTCCCCACCTTACAGCAAATAGTAAAAAAACGGCAAATAACAAAGTATAAGTTAAGTTAAAATAGAGGTTAATATGAGTTTTACCTACAGCATTGATTAGTAAGCTAGTTGCATTGTAGAGAGGAAGTGATAAAGCTGATAAACAAATCAGGATCAAAACCGGAATCGCTGTTACCCACTTCTGCCCAAAAATAAGTGGCACATATAAAGGAGCTAGGCTGGATTGAAGAAGAATTAATGGAATTACAAACGTTGCAGTAGACTTAAGACTACTAAAGTATCGTGATCGCATCTGTTTAAAGTCTGCCCTAACTTCGCAAAGATGAGGAAATAAAGCAGTATTAAATGCGTTGACTACGTTTAAACTTATACCTAAACCAGCATTAAAGGCAAAATAGTATATACCTAAAGCATCAATGCTTAAAAAACGGCCTACTATTAAATAATCTATATTACTTCTGAGCTTATTTAAGAACTCAACGCCCAGTATATCTTTGCTAAAATATAGAATTTCTTGCCATTGTTCTAGCTGAAATGATTTAGGAGGCTGCCACTTATGATTCCTGTTATTAATGACTATCCATATAGGAGTAGTTATAACAATTGGTAAAATTACAGACCATACACCTAACCCTAATATAGCTAAAGTAATTGTTAAAATATTAATTGATAGAGACTGAATTATATTACATAAAGCTATGATATTTAATCTATTTTCGCGTTGAATTAATGCACATTGAACCATGAAAAATGGCAACATTAAGTATACTAAAGCACTAAAGCATATTGGTAAAATAATTCGATTATTTCCATAAAACAATGCTATTGGGAATGCTGCAGTACACTGAAGGATAAACATGAAAATGCAGACAATCCAATTTAGCCAGTATGAAGTATTACATATAACTTTTAAATTTTGTTCATCAGCCTGAATAATCTTAGAGCTAATTCCAGATTTCAGCGTTACAACATTTGCAAACTCATTGGTAGTTAAAATAACAGCTACTAGTCCATAATCATAGGGACTAAACATCCGTGCTAATGTAAAAGTTGTGCCTAAGCGAAAAATACGGTTTGCTAATTCTGCTCCTCCCAACCATCCAACATTGCGAATAAATTTAGTAGATAATGTTTGCCTTATATTATTGA contains the following coding sequences:
- a CDS encoding glycosyltransferase family 2 protein, translating into MCKISVIIPVYRVEKFIAATVESVLSQTYTNFELLIIDDDSPDKSIEICQQFADYRIKIIHQQNRGLAGARNTGIRHAQGEYLAFLDGDDIWLPEKLEKHIAHLRTSPDVGVSFSRSAFINESGKPSGTYQMPKLKKITIPDVLCCNPLGNGSSALFRKKVFADIKFQGNLYGTVEDFYFDEQFRQSEDVECWIRILIQTNWKIEGIPESLTLYRINSDGLSANLFQQLDAWEKVIDKIRSYAPSVLNNCEELGRAYYLRYLARTALRLQAGSMSVKLINKALATNWRILIQEPRRTTFTLVAAYLLFILPQSIYKQIESVALKSTGITQRRRILQDQRS
- a CDS encoding lipopolysaccharide biosynthesis protein, encoding MLINNIRQTLSTKFIRNVGWLGGAELANRIFRLGTTFTLARMFSPYDYGLVAVILTTNEFANVVTLKSGISSKIIQADEQNLKVICNTSYWLNWIVCIFMFILQCTAAFPIALFYGNNRIILPICFSALVYLMLPFFMVQCALIQRENRLNIIALCNIIQSLSINILTITLAILGLGVWSVILPIVITTPIWIVINNRNHKWQPPKSFQLEQWQEILYFSKDILGVEFLNKLRSNIDYLIVGRFLSIDALGIYYFAFNAGLGISLNVVNAFNTALFPHLCEVRADFKQMRSRYFSSLKSTATFVIPLILLQSSLAPLYVPLIFGQKWVTAIPVLILICLSALSLPLYNATSLLINAVGKTHINLYFNLTYTLLFAVFLLFAVRWGIFWIAATVLICQLVIQGAFSIWAIKYIFTRPPNFYMSNKQ
- a CDS encoding glycosyltransferase family 4 protein, which codes for MKDKILILVENYNLGGVKSTVDALIHSELKDKFEFKVLSIKEIDFIKDFQPKIILFNVVNTWRNILKLLSIKLKNTYTKIIIIEHHYSRCFEQYNVPNLSRFHLMLKLSYSLADHVISISQNQFEWMLQNRLLPSHKVSVIESCRLLEKFFAIPSKPIHKPIILGAYGRFCLQKGFDVLLKAMKLVSPAQVTLLLEGEGALESELKQLAQGLDNVRLLGRVNDVPSFLEKCDAVVIPSIWEPWGLVCLEAKAAGKPIIASDVDGLSEQVYNCGILVPPQDPVKLAQAITSLSNQDLEIWGNGGRESVKNAWQNYIIKLETLIEEILEL